A part of Paraliobacillus zengyii genomic DNA contains:
- a CDS encoding DUF3231 family protein, with translation MKLTSAEISNLWTAYMNDSGTICHLNHELNNVADKEIKALLQAALTISESHINTIINILNEENYPIPHGFKLDEDVSVTAPRLFSDTYLLLNINQLGKMGLQAYSMALPLATREDVYTFFSTCLRESDDLIKRSNTLLLSKGLYDKSPYLPSLDEFNFVENKSFLAGYFGEKRPLIGTEITNLYANFKRNALGSATMIGYSQVASKRDVAAFIQKGKEIAQKHCEILGSFLKDNDLSSPATWDTEVTDSTKYTFSDRKMLFYVTALTGISTAFYGASIALSPRHDIGVMYGRLIAEVLKYANDGAKMMIKHGWMEEPPRSLDRDELAKKN, from the coding sequence TTGAAGTTAACTTCTGCTGAAATATCGAACTTGTGGACTGCTTATATGAACGACAGCGGAACCATCTGTCATCTAAATCATGAATTAAATAATGTTGCAGACAAGGAAATTAAAGCGTTACTACAAGCTGCCCTTACTATATCCGAATCACATATTAACACGATTATAAACATATTAAATGAGGAAAATTATCCGATTCCACATGGATTTAAGTTAGATGAAGATGTTTCAGTCACAGCACCCAGATTATTTTCCGACACATATCTTTTATTAAATATCAATCAACTGGGAAAAATGGGCTTACAAGCATATAGTATGGCTTTACCTCTTGCCACTAGAGAAGATGTGTATACTTTCTTTAGTACATGTCTACGTGAATCAGATGATTTAATTAAACGATCTAATACTTTACTATTGTCTAAGGGCTTATATGACAAGTCACCATATTTACCCTCACTTGATGAATTTAATTTTGTAGAGAATAAAAGTTTTCTTGCAGGTTATTTTGGAGAAAAAAGGCCGTTGATAGGGACAGAAATCACTAATCTTTATGCGAATTTCAAAAGAAATGCATTAGGTTCAGCTACTATGATAGGTTATAGTCAAGTTGCTAGTAAAAGAGATGTTGCTGCATTTATTCAAAAAGGAAAAGAAATAGCTCAAAAGCATTGTGAAATATTGGGGTCTTTTTTGAAAGATAACGATCTATCAAGCCCAGCTACCTGGGACACAGAGGTAACAGATTCAACAAAATACACGTTTTCTGATAGAAAGATGCTATTCTATGTAACTGCTCTAACTGGCATTAGTACAGCTTTTTATGGTGCGAGTATAGCGCTTAGCCCAAGACATGATATTGGCGTTATGTATGGCCGTCTGATAGCTGAAGTCTTAAAATATGCAAATGATGGAGCAAAAATGATGATTAAGCATGGATGGATGGAAGAACCACCACGTTCACTTGATCGCGACGAATTAGCAAAGAAAAATTAA
- a CDS encoding spore germination protein: protein MFEKRDTLNKKKSSSKSIELDIEKNVQELKQIFEKSADFSYRDIELYNQKSINVFICFMDGLVKEDSINSYIVKPLMEPDFFNEKQQTVTNNDVFNAVKKTLLSTSNMKEVETISEVVEDVLEGKTAVFIDGYKKAFLIKMLGFESRNVEEPLTEANVRGPREGFVEVLSVNTALIRRKINSVNLLFEDMKIGKETKTTIRISYIKDIANPEVVEEVKQRLECIETDAILESGYIEQFIEDNPYSIFPTIGNSERPDKVAAKILEGRIAILTDGTPFVLTVPQVFIETLQVPEDYYSRPYLSSLLRIFRILALFLTIGTPAIFVSVSTFHQEMIPALLLTTMAAAAEQIPFPTFIEATFMTIIFELLREAGVRLPRPVGSAISIVGALVIGEAAVQAGLVSAPMVIVVALTAITGFIVTPLNDAVIIMRFFLLILAGAFGFYGMLIGTFFIIAHLSSLRSFGTPYLAPIAPVILNEWKDGVVRLPLWLLKSRPQSITWKKSKRQGPSNKPKRPKA from the coding sequence ATGTTTGAAAAAAGGGACACACTAAATAAAAAGAAATCATCCTCTAAATCGATTGAACTAGATATTGAAAAAAACGTCCAAGAATTAAAACAAATATTCGAAAAAAGTGCAGATTTCTCGTATAGAGATATCGAGCTTTATAACCAAAAATCTATAAATGTATTTATATGTTTTATGGATGGATTAGTAAAGGAAGATAGTATAAATTCATATATTGTAAAACCGTTGATGGAACCAGACTTTTTTAATGAAAAACAACAGACTGTAACGAATAATGATGTTTTTAATGCTGTAAAGAAAACATTATTAAGTACATCAAACATGAAGGAAGTTGAAACAATTTCTGAGGTTGTAGAAGATGTTTTAGAAGGAAAGACTGCTGTGTTTATTGATGGTTACAAGAAAGCTTTTCTTATTAAAATGCTAGGTTTTGAGTCTAGAAATGTGGAAGAACCACTTACAGAAGCAAACGTAAGAGGACCACGAGAAGGATTTGTAGAAGTACTGAGTGTTAATACGGCATTAATTCGAAGAAAAATAAATAGTGTAAACTTATTATTTGAGGACATGAAAATAGGAAAAGAGACCAAAACAACTATTAGAATTAGCTACATTAAAGATATTGCCAATCCAGAAGTTGTCGAGGAAGTGAAGCAGCGTTTAGAATGTATTGAGACAGATGCCATATTGGAATCGGGATATATAGAACAGTTTATTGAAGATAACCCATATTCTATTTTTCCGACGATTGGAAATAGCGAAAGGCCGGATAAAGTAGCAGCGAAAATTTTAGAAGGAAGAATTGCAATCTTAACGGATGGTACACCATTTGTCCTAACTGTACCACAAGTGTTTATTGAAACGCTTCAAGTTCCAGAAGACTATTATTCTCGACCTTATTTATCATCGCTGTTACGGATATTTAGAATATTAGCGTTGTTTTTAACAATAGGTACACCAGCTATTTTTGTTTCCGTTTCAACATTTCACCAAGAAATGATCCCAGCACTTCTTCTTACAACGATGGCAGCAGCTGCGGAACAAATTCCATTTCCAACTTTTATAGAAGCAACATTTATGACAATAATTTTTGAGTTATTGAGAGAGGCTGGTGTTCGACTACCACGCCCAGTAGGTTCTGCGATTAGTATTGTAGGAGCGTTAGTAATTGGAGAGGCGGCTGTACAAGCTGGATTAGTAAGTGCACCAATGGTTATTGTTGTTGCACTTACTGCTATTACTGGATTTATTGTTACACCTCTAAATGATGCGGTTATCATCATGCGCTTCTTCTTACTTATCCTTGCTGGAGCTTTCGGGTTTTACGGTATGTTAATAGGAACCTTTTTCATCATTGCTCATTTAAGTTCCTTACGATCATTTGGCACACCTTATTTAGCTCCGATTGCTCCAGTTATTTTGAATGAGTGGAAAGATGGTGTGGTTCGCTTACCATTATGGTTATTAAAGTCAAGACCACAGTCAATTACTTGGAAAAAATCAAAAAGACAAGGACCCAGCAATAAGCCAAAACGACCTAAAGCATGA
- a CDS encoding Ger(x)C family spore germination protein gives MKKIIMIICLLVLTGCWDRRELSDLGIVAGMAIDKDPITGEYVLTSQYIRPAAESTQSPTPEEPNLVVSTTGKSLAEVMRKSNKTIDRKSFFAHNKIIIISEELARDGLIPIIDSFQRGKEVRGHVWFSIAKDIEAKELLQIKKNGISRVPANSLHGLFENAEHDAVATNMLTYYKQVLEAGEDPVVGVLTREETEIKPFEQVELSGGAVFKEDKLVGFLNESDTRGYNWIREEGPMNDRGTMSLPSLLEEGKLATILLQQASSSITAKVGSDNQITFTIDVEQKARMTGQEATEAIKTRKEITDYLNDLQVVAEKEIETEIREVIDKAQEEFQSDIFGFGDILHKQYPKVWKKEKDNWSDTFVDVAYTVNVKVNITSSGLIQGPFKPKE, from the coding sequence TTGAAAAAAATAATCATGATTATCTGTTTACTCGTATTAACTGGATGTTGGGATAGAAGGGAACTATCTGATCTTGGAATTGTTGCGGGAATGGCGATAGATAAAGATCCAATTACGGGTGAGTATGTGCTTACTTCACAGTATATACGTCCAGCAGCTGAAAGTACGCAAAGTCCAACGCCAGAAGAGCCGAATTTGGTTGTTTCCACGACTGGAAAATCGCTAGCTGAAGTGATGCGAAAGAGTAATAAAACAATAGATCGAAAAAGTTTTTTTGCGCATAATAAAATAATTATTATAAGTGAAGAATTAGCTAGAGATGGCTTAATTCCAATTATTGATTCCTTTCAACGCGGTAAAGAAGTCCGGGGGCATGTTTGGTTCTCGATTGCAAAAGATATTGAAGCGAAGGAACTGTTGCAAATCAAAAAAAATGGTATTTCACGTGTCCCAGCTAATTCGCTACATGGTCTATTCGAAAATGCGGAACATGATGCGGTCGCTACGAATATGCTTACGTATTATAAGCAAGTATTAGAAGCAGGTGAAGACCCAGTAGTAGGGGTACTTACTCGTGAAGAAACAGAGATAAAGCCTTTCGAACAAGTTGAACTTTCGGGGGGGGCTGTTTTTAAAGAAGATAAATTAGTTGGTTTTTTAAATGAAAGTGATACGAGGGGATACAACTGGATAAGAGAAGAAGGACCAATGAATGATAGGGGGACTATGTCATTACCTTCTTTATTAGAGGAAGGTAAGTTAGCAACCATTCTTCTCCAACAAGCCAGTTCTTCCATCACAGCAAAGGTGGGGAGTGATAATCAAATCACATTTACAATCGATGTGGAGCAAAAGGCAAGAATGACAGGGCAAGAAGCTACAGAAGCAATTAAAACGAGAAAGGAAATCACTGACTATTTAAATGATTTACAGGTAGTGGCTGAAAAAGAAATTGAAACAGAAATCAGAGAAGTAATAGATAAAGCGCAAGAGGAGTTTCAATCTGATATCTTTGGTTTTGGTGATATATTACACAAGCAATATCCAAAAGTCTGGAAGAAAGAAAAAGACAATTGGTCCGATACATTTGTAGATGTTGCCTATACGGTAAATGTAAAAGTGAATATCACTAGTTCTGGTCTAATACAAGGACCTTTTAAACCAAAAGAATAA
- a CDS encoding GerAB/ArcD/ProY family transporter produces MQRISSIQLYTLIVAFEIGSTTLFALGIGAKQDAWLVVLLAFVISLILLWIYTQFPNYFPDKNFSEILDATLGTKMAKPLLLLYGLFFLNQAIHNFYAFSMLINLAALPQTPLLVILYLSIFITIYTLNLGFEVLARTSEILLPYLLVFLIVTFVVNFFSDTFELTNLLPVLGNGILPVIKELPILIGFPFGEMIVFLMFWHYVNKQGLIRKTTFLAVASAALLIIMNLIIMIAVLGPELTANTELPILETLLSINIANIITNLDSIAVFLLFIGGFFKATLHFMGFCLAITWFFNGSNPKWSITVFGLLLPLFATYRFTGLDVQRWKGDESIPILLLFAFLPVLLVFIIFLKKKTARKENNNAN; encoded by the coding sequence ATGCAACGTATTTCAAGTATCCAATTATACACTTTAATAGTCGCTTTTGAAATTGGGAGTACAACTTTGTTTGCATTGGGGATTGGAGCCAAACAAGATGCATGGCTTGTGGTCTTATTAGCCTTCGTTATAAGTTTGATCCTTCTATGGATTTACACCCAATTTCCGAATTATTTTCCTGACAAAAACTTTTCTGAAATCTTAGACGCTACCTTAGGAACTAAAATGGCCAAACCACTCCTACTTTTATATGGTTTGTTTTTCTTAAATCAAGCAATCCATAATTTCTATGCGTTTAGCATGCTAATCAATTTGGCTGCATTACCGCAAACCCCGCTTTTAGTTATATTATATTTATCTATCTTTATTACGATATACACACTTAATTTAGGATTTGAAGTACTGGCACGTACTAGCGAAATACTTCTTCCCTATTTACTTGTCTTTTTAATTGTTACTTTTGTTGTGAATTTCTTTTCTGATACATTTGAACTGACTAACCTATTACCTGTGTTAGGAAATGGGATATTGCCTGTAATTAAAGAATTACCTATATTAATAGGGTTTCCATTTGGTGAAATGATCGTTTTCCTTATGTTTTGGCACTATGTAAACAAGCAAGGTCTTATTCGGAAAACAACCTTTTTGGCAGTCGCTAGCGCAGCGTTATTAATTATAATGAATTTAATCATTATGATTGCTGTATTAGGACCAGAGTTAACGGCAAATACCGAACTTCCAATATTAGAGACCTTGCTATCGATTAATATTGCAAATATCATTACGAATTTAGATAGTATTGCTGTCTTTCTATTGTTTATTGGCGGTTTTTTTAAAGCAACTCTTCATTTTATGGGGTTTTGTTTAGCAATTACGTGGTTTTTTAATGGAAGTAATCCGAAATGGTCGATTACTGTTTTTGGACTACTTTTACCTTTATTTGCAACTTATCGCTTTACTGGGTTAGATGTTCAAAGATGGAAAGGGGACGAAAGTATACCTATCCTTCTACTCTTTGCTTTTCTTCCAGTCTTATTAGTTTTTATTATATTTCTGAAGAAAAAAACCGCTAGAAAGGAGAATAATAATGCCAATTAG
- a CDS encoding GerAB/ArcD/ProY family transporter, whose amino-acid sequence MERISNIQLFTLIVGFEIGSTTLFALGIGAKQDAWLVILISFLLSTILLVAFTQIPRYYPNKNFSEILNVALGTKIAKPLLLLFGLYFLSQTTHNFYEFGMLINLTALPQTPFIVILYLFIFVVIYVLSLGFEVLARTGEILLPYLLAFLILTFIVNLFSETFQLGNLLPVLGNGIRPILDELPSVISFPYGEMVVFLMFWHQLKDKVSIRKVTFLAVGFSAVLLMLNLIIMVAVLGPELTSNTELPLLETLLSINIAEIITNLDSVAVFLMFIGGFFKTAIHFMGFCLAFTWLFDRDNPKWTITISGILLPIFATFRFTGLEDQRWKGQEGGIYSILVYSVLPILLVIIIFLKKKTTHTR is encoded by the coding sequence ATGGAACGTATTTCAAACATACAGTTATTCACGCTTATCGTTGGATTTGAGATTGGGAGTACAACCTTGTTCGCTCTAGGAATTGGAGCAAAACAGGATGCATGGCTCGTGATTTTAATTTCATTTCTACTAAGTACGATTTTATTAGTAGCTTTCACGCAAATCCCACGATATTATCCTAATAAAAATTTTTCTGAAATTTTAAATGTTGCTTTAGGTACTAAAATTGCCAAACCTTTATTACTTTTATTTGGACTATATTTTTTAAGTCAAACAACCCATAATTTTTATGAATTTGGCATGCTAATTAATCTAACTGCATTACCACAAACACCGTTTATAGTTATTTTATATTTATTTATCTTTGTCGTAATTTACGTCTTAAGTTTAGGGTTCGAAGTCTTGGCTAGAACTGGTGAAATCTTACTTCCCTATTTGTTAGCATTTTTAATCCTTACTTTTATCGTCAATCTGTTCTCAGAAACATTTCAACTAGGTAATCTACTACCAGTGTTAGGGAACGGTATAAGACCAATATTAGATGAGTTACCAAGTGTTATCTCTTTTCCATATGGCGAAATGGTCGTCTTTCTTATGTTTTGGCACCAACTAAAAGATAAAGTTTCTATTCGTAAGGTAACTTTCCTTGCTGTTGGTTTTTCAGCAGTTTTATTGATGTTAAACCTAATTATCATGGTAGCTGTCTTAGGACCTGAACTAACATCCAATACAGAACTACCATTACTCGAGACGCTACTTTCTATTAATATTGCAGAGATCATAACAAACTTAGATAGTGTCGCTGTCTTTCTTATGTTTATCGGTGGTTTTTTTAAAACTGCGATTCATTTTATGGGGTTTTGTTTAGCATTTACGTGGTTATTTGATCGAGACAATCCAAAGTGGACCATTACTATTTCCGGCATATTATTGCCGATATTTGCTACTTTTCGTTTCACTGGCTTAGAGGATCAACGGTGGAAGGGGCAAGAAGGTGGTATTTACAGTATTTTGGTGTACTCTGTTCTTCCTATTTTATTAGTAATCATTATTTTTTTAAAGAAGAAAACAACTCATACTAGGTGA
- a CDS encoding CBO0543 family protein, producing MKLEWIILVIVWAIGIALIFIIPKNKRRLALVAFLFKQVITLLFGSVVVQFDLIAYPIRLFADVNRASFSYEFFLYPIVCAVFNVFYPVSKSILYRLGFFTVFCSALTITEIFLVQYTDLIDYLQWSWYLTWITLFLTFLLSRKFFIWFFNNTFIQDRNANDE from the coding sequence ATGAAATTGGAATGGATTATATTAGTTATTGTCTGGGCTATTGGGATCGCTTTAATTTTTATCATCCCTAAAAATAAAAGGCGACTAGCACTTGTAGCATTTCTATTTAAACAGGTTATTACATTATTGTTTGGATCGGTTGTAGTGCAATTTGATTTAATCGCATATCCGATAAGATTATTTGCTGATGTCAATCGCGCTAGTTTTTCATACGAGTTTTTCCTATATCCTATTGTGTGTGCTGTTTTCAATGTATTCTATCCAGTTTCAAAAAGTATTTTATATAGGCTCGGCTTTTTTACTGTTTTTTGTTCAGCATTGACAATTACCGAAATATTTTTGGTGCAATACACAGATTTAATTGATTATTTACAGTGGTCTTGGTACTTGACCTGGATTACATTGTTTCTCACATTTCTTCTCTCAAGAAAGTTTTTTATATGGTTTTTCAATAATACATTCATCCAAGACAGGAACGCTAATGATGAGTAG
- a CDS encoding CBO0543 family protein, whose product MSIDYVILIFIWIIGAFISIFFITKQQKKRFIFAALLFQSITWLNSLIHLELELIAFPIREFPRATDVLFATEYFLYPILYALYIIHEPKKHFLLRFIYLLVVVSGLVGLELILVHFTNLVVYIHYAWYLEWIAFFIMFMLTNYLYHWFHKEYSFSENEERMLQ is encoded by the coding sequence ATGTCCATTGATTATGTAATACTGATTTTTATTTGGATTATTGGTGCATTTATTAGTATATTCTTCATTACTAAACAGCAAAAAAAAAGGTTTATATTTGCGGCTCTTCTGTTTCAATCTATTACTTGGCTGAATTCCTTGATCCATTTAGAACTGGAGTTAATTGCTTTCCCTATTCGGGAATTTCCTAGAGCTACGGATGTTCTTTTTGCGACAGAATACTTCTTATATCCCATACTTTATGCACTATATATTATTCATGAACCGAAGAAACATTTCTTACTTCGGTTTATCTATTTACTCGTAGTGGTTTCTGGATTAGTTGGACTAGAATTAATATTGGTCCATTTCACAAACTTGGTTGTATACATTCATTATGCTTGGTATTTAGAATGGATCGCTTTTTTTATTATGTTTATGCTAACCAATTATCTATACCACTGGTTTCATAAGGAGTATTCATTTTCGGAAAATGAAGAGAGGATGTTACAATGA
- a CDS encoding BCCT family transporter — protein MNKKGRLIDYKIFAPSILIVIAICVPFSMYESESLALLNNIFDQIVHVFSWGYIWYAVILVAAGLYLSFSKYGDVVLGNPTEKPRFNLFEYASILIAMGLGSTIMRTGMVQWAKVAEDPPFGVEPASAEALLWGNSYSMFMWSFQVFAIFVMAAPAMGYILHVRKKPLMRISEACRTIFGDAFTDGIGGKILDIIFLVSILTGAAVTLGLGAPIVTYNIAEIFNMEQSFGLTLFVTIVWVCLFSISAYLGIEKGIKRLSTFNMYLAGAFAFFIMLAGPGIFILNYFTDSVGFLFSNYINMSLYTNSLGMGGETYIESQTVFWFAYSATWAMLHSVFAAKISRGRTIREMILTYLLAPTMISWVATGVLGGLGVDRFLNGTVPVLDIVSEDAMAAIPAILTTLPFSTIVLVAFIVVAMIFLTTTLDSTTYTIASYTGTKNMSEEEPSKILRIIVAAVITVISLILMRIGGLAPLEVLSGIMGLPIIIIQFLMLYAAKKMMDEDKAWITNVRKKSE, from the coding sequence ATGAATAAGAAAGGCAGATTGATAGATTATAAAATATTTGCACCATCGATCCTTATTGTTATTGCAATATGTGTTCCTTTTTCGATGTATGAATCAGAATCACTTGCATTATTAAATAATATTTTTGATCAAATTGTTCACGTATTTTCATGGGGGTACATATGGTATGCAGTTATATTGGTTGCTGCTGGCTTGTATTTATCTTTTTCTAAATATGGGGATGTTGTTTTAGGTAATCCAACAGAGAAACCGCGGTTTAATTTGTTTGAGTATGCTTCGATTCTGATCGCGATGGGCTTAGGCTCAACAATTATGCGCACAGGCATGGTGCAGTGGGCAAAAGTTGCAGAGGATCCACCGTTTGGTGTGGAGCCAGCGTCAGCAGAGGCGTTATTATGGGGTAATTCTTACAGTATGTTTATGTGGAGTTTCCAAGTATTTGCGATTTTTGTAATGGCCGCTCCTGCAATGGGGTACATTTTACATGTGCGCAAGAAGCCACTTATGCGTATTTCAGAAGCATGTAGAACGATTTTTGGTGATGCATTCACAGATGGAATTGGTGGAAAAATACTTGACATCATTTTCCTAGTTAGTATTCTTACTGGTGCGGCGGTTACCTTAGGTTTAGGGGCGCCAATTGTAACATACAATATAGCTGAAATATTTAACATGGAACAGTCCTTTGGTTTAACTTTATTTGTGACCATCGTCTGGGTCTGCTTGTTCTCCATTAGTGCATACTTAGGTATTGAAAAAGGGATCAAACGATTAAGTACGTTTAATATGTACTTGGCTGGTGCATTTGCATTCTTTATAATGCTGGCCGGACCTGGAATTTTTATTCTTAATTATTTCACAGATAGTGTTGGTTTCTTATTCTCAAATTATATTAATATGTCGCTCTATACCAATTCATTAGGAATGGGCGGAGAGACTTATATAGAAAGTCAAACAGTATTCTGGTTTGCATATAGTGCTACGTGGGCAATGTTGCATAGTGTATTTGCTGCTAAAATATCACGAGGTAGAACAATAAGAGAAATGATCTTAACTTATTTATTAGCACCGACAATGATCTCATGGGTTGCAACTGGTGTATTAGGTGGCCTTGGTGTGGATAGATTTCTAAATGGAACTGTTCCGGTATTAGATATTGTTAGTGAAGACGCAATGGCTGCTATCCCGGCGATTCTTACAACGTTACCATTTTCTACGATTGTGCTTGTAGCCTTTATTGTTGTTGCAATGATATTCCTAACAACAACATTAGATTCAACAACGTATACAATTGCTTCTTACACTGGGACAAAAAACATGAGTGAAGAAGAGCCATCAAAGATTTTACGAATAATAGTGGCAGCTGTAATAACAGTAATTTCACTTATACTAATGCGAATAGGTGGTCTTGCACCACTAGAAGTGCTCTCAGGTATAATGGGCTTGCCGATCATCATCATCCAGTTCTTAATGCTATATGCAGCTAAGAAAATGATGGATGAGGATAAAGCTTGGATTACGAATGTTAGGAAAAAAAGTGAGTGA
- a CDS encoding phasin family protein, whose amino-acid sequence MRDTLKKGMALGLGLAVTSKEQAEKMIDELVKKGELTRQESSEFMDDLLKKGKESQKDLDEKIQKRFNQLFDNLHVATKEDVKALEQRVIALEEQLKKSE is encoded by the coding sequence ATGAGAGATACATTGAAAAAAGGAATGGCGTTAGGACTAGGTTTAGCTGTAACTAGTAAGGAACAGGCAGAGAAGATGATTGATGAATTAGTTAAAAAGGGAGAATTAACTCGCCAAGAATCAAGCGAGTTTATGGATGATCTATTGAAAAAAGGAAAAGAATCGCAAAAGGATCTAGATGAAAAAATCCAAAAAAGATTCAACCAGCTATTTGATAACTTACATGTTGCAACAAAAGAAGATGTCAAAGCATTGGAGCAGCGTGTCATTGCATTAGAAGAACAATTGAAAAAATCAGAATAA
- a CDS encoding ABC1 kinase family protein has product MAFSHNGFGFIVKELGLYELLSLPKRLVVRNYQEPHKKTTGERIRLFLEELGPTYIKMGQLASTRYDLIPAEIIQELEKLQDHVPAFSYEEVKGIIEQELGMEMDQIFDSFIQTPLGSASIGQVHYGVLKTGEQVAVKVQRPNIERTIKTDLEILQQLAVRAEHRLDWAAKYQIKAIIDEFSKALLAELDYGVEGRNADKIAKQFIDNPNIYIPSIYWEYSTKKVLTMEYVKGTKLNQLEAIEQEGYNAKVLAERVAHAIFQQILIEGFFHGDPHPGNVAALPNDVILFMDFGMVGRLTPAMRMHFSTLVISMMRQSTDGVIKALSEMGTLPDDVDMENLTMDVDELRDTYYDVPLSKISLGEAVNDLLSVANHHRIHIPTELTLVAKALITMEAMVEKLDPDISIIKVAEPFGRQLLKERFHPKRLADKFFNQWNEFEEVVTDLPKQIHQFASIAKKGNIPIEVDIPKVEMILTKLDRVSNRLSFSIVLLAFSIIMVGLIVGSAISGQASLLWNIPAIEIGFIIAILMFIWLLFSIFKSGRF; this is encoded by the coding sequence ATGGCTTTTTCACATAACGGCTTTGGCTTCATCGTTAAAGAACTAGGATTATATGAACTCCTTTCTTTACCGAAACGCTTAGTCGTCCGAAATTATCAAGAACCGCATAAAAAAACAACGGGAGAGCGGATCCGCTTATTTTTAGAAGAGTTGGGTCCGACCTATATAAAAATGGGGCAACTGGCAAGCACGCGCTATGATTTAATTCCAGCAGAAATTATCCAAGAGTTAGAAAAGCTACAAGACCATGTGCCTGCATTTTCATATGAGGAAGTGAAAGGCATTATTGAGCAAGAGCTTGGTATGGAAATGGATCAAATCTTTGATTCATTTATTCAAACACCTCTTGGATCAGCATCAATCGGACAAGTGCATTATGGTGTTTTAAAGACAGGAGAACAGGTCGCTGTTAAAGTGCAACGACCGAATATTGAACGAACGATTAAAACAGATTTAGAGATTCTTCAACAATTAGCAGTCCGAGCTGAGCATCGATTAGATTGGGCAGCCAAATACCAAATAAAAGCGATTATTGATGAGTTTTCTAAAGCACTTCTTGCTGAACTAGATTACGGTGTGGAAGGCCGCAATGCAGATAAAATAGCAAAACAATTTATCGATAATCCGAATATTTATATTCCTAGTATCTATTGGGAATATTCGACTAAAAAAGTATTAACAATGGAATATGTAAAAGGAACGAAATTAAATCAATTAGAAGCGATTGAACAAGAAGGATATAATGCGAAAGTGTTGGCTGAGCGTGTGGCCCATGCTATTTTTCAGCAAATATTAATAGAGGGGTTTTTCCATGGCGATCCACATCCAGGGAATGTTGCGGCATTACCTAATGATGTGATTTTATTTATGGATTTTGGTATGGTAGGTCGCCTTACACCAGCGATGCGAATGCATTTCTCAACTTTAGTTATTTCGATGATGCGCCAAAGTACAGATGGTGTTATTAAAGCATTATCTGAAATGGGCACCTTGCCTGATGACGTTGATATGGAGAATTTAACAATGGATGTTGATGAATTAAGAGATACATATTATGACGTTCCCTTAAGTAAAATTAGTCTAGGAGAAGCGGTAAATGACCTATTATCCGTAGCTAATCATCATCGTATTCACATTCCAACTGAACTAACCTTAGTTGCGAAAGCACTTATAACAATGGAAGCAATGGTTGAAAAGCTTGATCCAGATATCAGTATTATCAAAGTAGCCGAACCATTTGGTCGACAGTTGCTTAAGGAACGATTCCATCCTAAAAGGTTGGCAGATAAATTTTTCAATCAATGGAACGAATTTGAAGAAGTAGTCACCGATCTTCCAAAACAGATACATCAATTCGCTTCGATAGCGAAAAAAGGCAACATTCCAATCGAAGTGGATATTCCAAAAGTTGAAATGATCTTAACCAAGCTTGATAGAGTCAGTAACAGGCTATCTTTCAGTATTGTTTTACTAGCCTTTAGTATCATTATGGTTGGATTAATTGTCGGTTCAGCAATAAGTGGACAAGCATCACTTCTTTGGAACATACCAGCAATAGAAATAGGATTTATTATAGCAATATTAATGTTTATATGGTTACTATTTTCTATCTTTAAATCAGGCAGATTTTGA